Proteins co-encoded in one Capnocytophaga ochracea DSM 7271 genomic window:
- a CDS encoding lysylphosphatidylglycerol synthase transmembrane domain-containing protein yields MKKFLKIAFPIFVGVFLCWYAYRQFNEEQFVQIKHTFLNADYFYIILAVFLGFLSDLSRAIRWHLLLKPLGYRTAFLHRAMAVFIGYLVNVTIPRSGEVSRALVVSNYDGVPFEKSLGTIISERIIDLLLLFLFTMLAFILQFEVISNFLLSKIPFQKLVWLMGIGGFSFIVFLYFIYASDKPFFIKVKVFLNGIKEGILSVVKIKHRTLFLFHTLFIWAMYFLMFYIPFFALPETARISLPNVLTAFVVGSFAMTFTNAGFGSYPFFIAEVLFLFGVATPVGTAFGWIVWTSQFAMTLLLGSLSFFFLPLLKKHNP; encoded by the coding sequence ATGAAAAAGTTCTTAAAGATAGCCTTTCCGATATTTGTAGGCGTTTTCTTGTGTTGGTATGCTTATCGCCAATTTAACGAAGAGCAATTTGTCCAAATAAAACACACATTCCTAAACGCCGATTACTTCTATATCATTTTGGCTGTTTTTTTAGGATTTTTAAGCGATCTTTCTCGGGCTATACGTTGGCATTTGTTGCTAAAACCTCTGGGTTATCGCACTGCTTTTTTACATAGAGCAATGGCTGTGTTCATTGGTTATTTGGTGAATGTAACCATACCGCGTTCAGGCGAGGTCTCTCGTGCCTTAGTAGTAAGCAATTACGACGGAGTCCCTTTCGAGAAATCATTAGGCACTATCATCTCCGAACGAATTATCGACCTGCTTTTACTTTTCCTATTCACTATGCTCGCTTTCATTCTCCAATTCGAGGTTATAAGCAACTTTCTTCTTTCCAAAATCCCTTTTCAAAAACTAGTGTGGTTGATGGGTATAGGAGGTTTTTCGTTTATAGTTTTTTTGTATTTCATTTACGCTTCCGATAAACCTTTTTTTATCAAGGTAAAAGTCTTTTTAAACGGAATAAAGGAAGGAATCCTATCAGTCGTAAAAATAAAACATAGAACACTATTTCTTTTTCATACTCTTTTCATTTGGGCAATGTACTTTTTGATGTTCTATATTCCGTTTTTTGCTCTCCCCGAAACCGCACGTATCAGTTTGCCTAATGTGCTTACAGCCTTTGTGGTGGGTAGTTTTGCAATGACTTTTACCAATGCAGGCTTTGGTTCTTATCCCTTTTTTATTGCCGAAGTACTATTTTTGTTTGGAGTAGCTACTCCTGTGGGTACAGCCTTTGGTTGGATTGTATGGACGTCACAATTTGCTATGACGCTCTTATTGGGTAGCCTTTCATTTTTCTTTCTTCCCTTGTTGAAGAAGCATAATCCGTAG
- a CDS encoding M16 family metallopeptidase encodes MTHIDRSIQPTPGAAPIINLGTPVTHTLPNGLTLLIVENHKLPQVGIRLSLDECPELEKEKKGISDLISLMAGNGSTSISKDDFNEEIDYLAATLSIASNGVYAQVLSKYFPRVLALIADAALHPNFTGEDMEKEKARIIQSIRANESNAEVIMKRVQQTLRYSTAHPYGEYITEAHIAALTLDDVTNYYRKRFVPNNAYLVVTGDVNPEEVITLVNEHFANWQPFSEEAPALYIPENVSETQINFIDLPSAVQSEIRVTNLIDLKMSHPDYFPLLVANSILGGDFGSYINMNLREEHGYTYGAFSTFKTDKWTKGNFSIKTKVGNAVTAPAIREILKEVKRIQTSVVSEEKLAQAKAQYLGQFVLATERPQTIANYAINIKVRNLPEDFYKNYIANINAVTKEDVQRVANSYFLLENFRIIIVGKGSEIARELENISFDGKKISVKYFDKYGEAI; translated from the coding sequence ATGACACATATAGACCGCTCTATACAACCCACCCCAGGAGCTGCTCCTATCATTAATTTAGGGACACCTGTTACTCATACCCTCCCGAACGGACTCACTCTCCTTATTGTGGAGAACCATAAACTTCCTCAAGTGGGAATTCGTCTTTCGTTAGACGAATGTCCGGAATTAGAAAAAGAAAAGAAAGGGATTTCTGACCTTATTTCGCTAATGGCGGGCAATGGCTCTACCTCTATCAGTAAAGACGATTTTAATGAGGAAATAGACTATCTCGCGGCGACTCTCTCTATCGCTTCTAATGGCGTTTATGCCCAAGTACTCTCTAAGTATTTCCCGCGTGTGTTGGCTCTCATTGCCGATGCTGCCCTGCACCCTAACTTCACCGGAGAGGATATGGAAAAAGAAAAAGCACGCATTATCCAAAGTATTCGTGCCAATGAGAGTAATGCCGAAGTGATTATGAAGCGCGTACAGCAAACCTTGCGCTACAGTACGGCTCACCCTTACGGCGAATACATTACCGAAGCTCACATCGCTGCTCTCACCTTAGACGATGTAACTAACTATTACCGCAAACGTTTTGTACCTAACAACGCCTATTTGGTTGTTACAGGTGATGTAAACCCCGAAGAGGTAATTACTTTGGTAAACGAACATTTCGCTAATTGGCAACCTTTTTCAGAAGAAGCTCCTGCCTTATATATTCCTGAGAATGTAAGTGAAACACAAATCAACTTTATAGACTTACCCAGCGCGGTACAATCGGAAATAAGGGTTACGAACCTCATCGACCTAAAAATGTCGCACCCTGATTACTTCCCTCTATTGGTAGCTAACAGTATTTTAGGTGGAGATTTTGGCAGTTATATCAATATGAATTTGCGGGAAGAACACGGCTATACTTATGGAGCTTTTTCTACTTTCAAAACGGATAAATGGACAAAAGGCAATTTCAGCATCAAGACCAAAGTAGGGAATGCCGTAACAGCACCTGCTATTAGGGAGATACTCAAAGAAGTGAAGCGCATACAAACTAGTGTAGTGAGTGAAGAAAAGTTGGCACAAGCCAAAGCACAGTACTTGGGTCAGTTTGTACTGGCTACCGAGCGTCCGCAGACAATTGCGAATTACGCTATCAATATAAAAGTGCGCAACCTACCCGAAGATTTTTACAAGAACTATATTGCGAACATCAATGCAGTAACCAAAGAAGACGTACAGCGAGTTGCTAATAGCTATTTCCTATTAGAAAACTTCAGAATCATCATTGTAGGCAAAGGTAGTGAGATAGCAAGAGAGCTTGAAAATATTAGCTTTGACGGGAAAAAAATCTCTGTGAAGTATTTTGATAAGTATGGGGAAGCAATTTAG
- the panD gene encoding aspartate 1-decarboxylase, whose product MQIEVLKSKIHRVKVTGADLDYIGSITIDEDLLEAAQMIEGEKVSIVDVNNGERFETYIIKGKRKSGAIVLNGPAARKVQKGDIIIIISYALMDFEEAKTFKPSIIFPNETTNLIE is encoded by the coding sequence ATGCAAATAGAAGTATTAAAATCTAAAATTCACCGCGTTAAGGTTACAGGAGCCGATTTAGATTATATCGGAAGCATTACCATTGACGAAGATTTGTTGGAAGCAGCTCAAATGATTGAGGGAGAAAAGGTGTCGATTGTAGATGTTAATAATGGCGAACGCTTCGAAACTTATATTATTAAAGGAAAAAGAAAATCAGGTGCTATTGTACTGAATGGCCCTGCTGCTCGTAAAGTACAAAAAGGTGATATCATCATCATCATATCGTACGCTTTAATGGATTTTGAAGAAGCTAAAACTTTTAAGCCTTCTATTATCTTCCCTAATGAAACAACTAACCTAATCGAATGA
- a CDS encoding Bax inhibitor-1/YccA family protein: MGYNSNYDSYNTNYQSPQIVSYATNEAQATFYRKTYSHVAMALLAFIAVEAILLNVVPESLIISMVSGKWVWLLILGGFWLGSILASKWTQAQDKNTQYMGLGLYVLLEAVIFMPIIFLAMYFTDGTAILSQAGIITLALFGGLTAVVFLTRVDFSFLRSILVIGGFVALGLIVAGAIFGFDLGLWFSVAMVALAAGGILYETYNIKNVYSTDQYVGAALQLFSSIMLLFWYILRILMSRRD, encoded by the coding sequence ATGGGATATAATTCAAATTACGACAGCTACAACACTAACTATCAATCACCTCAAATAGTAAGCTATGCTACTAATGAGGCACAAGCTACCTTTTACCGCAAAACTTACTCACACGTAGCAATGGCACTTTTAGCATTTATAGCTGTAGAAGCTATTTTGCTAAATGTAGTACCAGAAAGCCTTATCATCTCTATGGTAAGTGGCAAATGGGTATGGCTATTGATTTTGGGAGGCTTTTGGTTAGGCTCAATCCTTGCCAGCAAATGGACGCAAGCACAAGATAAGAATACCCAATATATGGGCTTAGGGCTTTATGTGTTACTTGAAGCTGTTATCTTTATGCCAATAATCTTTTTGGCGATGTACTTTACTGATGGTACGGCTATCCTTTCGCAAGCCGGTATTATTACACTTGCTTTATTTGGCGGACTTACAGCGGTGGTATTCCTCACCCGTGTAGACTTTTCGTTCTTGCGTAGTATATTGGTAATAGGAGGTTTTGTAGCCTTAGGACTTATTGTGGCAGGAGCTATCTTTGGTTTCGATTTAGGACTTTGGTTCTCAGTAGCAATGGTTGCTTTGGCAGCAGGTGGTATACTATATGAAACTTACAACATCAAAAATGTATACAGCACAGACCAATACGTAGGGGCTGCTTTGCAGTTGTTCTCTTCTATTATGCTACTTTTCTGGTATATATTGAGAATACTTATGTCGAGAAGAGACTAA
- a CDS encoding TlpA family protein disulfide reductase — MMMKKLFILSLAAIGFVACSKRADYIVLSGKVEGTNGIPLELKIIGGEVDQPLHIKPDGTFQDTLRVPSNYYTIFNPQGIEIPLYLEQGDELGVNIDLTKMPLEIKFSGKDTLANAYLHKKADLTMEIQKSGGMQQLLVKAPAEFKTAVNEYSKKYTDLLKNTKNLSKDFVKKEEKAINYEMLYLKSIYQNAHQKLTQEEVTLPKEFADELAKIDYDIAEDYNTYRAYKELVTNKLFDKFQDNENDENPWGKLIAHVKGLKSKNIKADLTRYFISGVSVANTPEENAELIKSIKENVKDTAALKELDRRIAVLERLKPGTDFPPFTAEDLNGKPVSYESLKDKLLYIDVWATWCKPCIKEIPSMKALQEAYKGKPVTFVSISVDQDKEAWKAAVQREKLSGIQLYTNLSMNRDFIDNYDLSGIPRFMLVKNGKIISISAPKPSDAKVKELINANL; from the coding sequence ATGATGATGAAAAAACTATTTATTTTGTCGTTAGCCGCAATAGGCTTTGTAGCTTGTAGTAAACGAGCTGATTATATAGTGCTTTCAGGAAAAGTAGAAGGCACTAATGGGATTCCTTTGGAGCTGAAGATAATAGGTGGTGAAGTAGACCAGCCATTGCATATCAAACCCGATGGTACTTTTCAAGACACGCTTCGCGTACCTTCTAATTACTATACTATTTTCAATCCTCAGGGAATAGAAATTCCGTTGTATTTGGAGCAAGGAGACGAACTTGGGGTTAATATCGACCTCACTAAGATGCCTTTAGAAATAAAGTTCTCGGGCAAAGATACGCTTGCAAATGCTTATTTGCACAAGAAAGCTGACCTTACAATGGAAATTCAGAAAAGTGGTGGTATGCAACAACTTTTAGTTAAAGCACCTGCAGAATTTAAAACAGCCGTAAATGAGTATAGCAAAAAGTATACTGACCTTTTGAAAAACACTAAGAACCTCTCTAAAGACTTCGTCAAAAAAGAGGAAAAGGCTATTAACTACGAAATGCTTTACCTAAAATCTATTTACCAAAATGCGCACCAAAAACTTACTCAAGAAGAGGTAACACTTCCTAAAGAGTTTGCTGATGAGCTCGCTAAGATAGATTATGACATCGCTGAAGATTATAATACCTACAGAGCTTACAAAGAATTAGTTACTAATAAACTATTCGATAAGTTTCAAGATAACGAAAACGACGAAAACCCTTGGGGTAAACTCATCGCACACGTAAAAGGTCTGAAATCTAAAAACATTAAAGCAGACCTTACTCGTTATTTTATCAGTGGAGTTTCAGTAGCTAACACTCCTGAAGAAAATGCTGAACTCATCAAAAGTATCAAAGAAAACGTGAAAGACACTGCCGCCTTAAAAGAGTTAGACAGACGTATAGCGGTACTTGAAAGGCTAAAACCTGGTACAGATTTTCCTCCTTTTACAGCTGAAGATTTGAATGGCAAACCAGTATCTTATGAAAGTCTTAAAGACAAATTACTTTACATCGACGTTTGGGCAACTTGGTGTAAACCTTGTATAAAAGAAATACCAAGTATGAAAGCTTTGCAAGAAGCATACAAAGGCAAACCCGTTACTTTTGTAAGTATTTCAGTAGACCAAGACAAAGAGGCTTGGAAAGCTGCCGTACAACGTGAGAAGCTAAGTGGTATCCAACTATATACTAACCTAAGTATGAACCGCGATTTCATAGATAACTACGATCTAAGCGGTATCCCTCGTTTTATGTTAGTAAAGAATGGTAAAATCATTAGCATTAGTGCACCTAAACCATCAGATGCTAAGGTAAAAGAACTTATCAACGCGAATTTATAA
- a CDS encoding M16 family metallopeptidase: MAQSLIFEEYDLSNGLHVILHRDNSAPVVTIGVMYHVGAKDEDPTRTGFSHFFEHLLFEGTQHIARGKWFDIVSANGGHNNAFTTQDKTYYYEVFPSNNLQLGLWMESERMLHPVINEIGVRTQNSVVKEEKNQRIDNTPYGRIMYRSAINPYLFKKHPYSGTVIGKVEHLDAASLEEFIAFKKKFYNPNNAVLVVAGDFDTVPTKEWIEQYFATIPNTGDAIQRIKIEEAPITETIEVTEYDPNIQIPLKLYAYRTPAMTNKDSFTIDLLSNILTDGKSARLYKKMIDEHQTALQVLAFSDAQEDYGVYIMGALPMDGVSLETLAQEMDEEITRLQTELISEREYEKLQNQIEANFVSQNSHMEGIALSLADNYTFYKDTNLINKAIDHYRAITREDIREAARKYLDKNQRLDLNYLPSNL; the protein is encoded by the coding sequence ATGGCTCAATCTCTCATTTTTGAAGAATACGACCTCTCTAATGGACTACACGTGATTCTTCACCGAGATAACTCAGCTCCTGTGGTTACCATAGGAGTAATGTATCACGTAGGTGCCAAAGACGAAGACCCTACCCGCACTGGCTTTTCCCACTTCTTTGAGCATCTCCTTTTTGAAGGCACTCAGCATATAGCACGTGGCAAATGGTTTGATATTGTATCGGCAAATGGCGGACATAACAATGCTTTCACTACGCAGGATAAAACTTATTATTATGAAGTCTTCCCGTCTAACAATTTGCAATTAGGCTTGTGGATGGAATCCGAACGTATGTTGCACCCTGTTATTAATGAGATTGGAGTAAGGACTCAAAATTCAGTGGTAAAAGAAGAGAAAAACCAACGTATAGACAATACACCTTACGGCAGGATAATGTACCGCTCGGCTATCAATCCGTACCTTTTTAAAAAACACCCTTATTCGGGAACAGTAATTGGAAAAGTGGAACATTTAGACGCTGCAAGCTTAGAGGAGTTTATCGCATTTAAGAAGAAGTTCTACAACCCTAACAACGCTGTACTGGTGGTGGCAGGCGATTTCGATACGGTACCGACCAAAGAATGGATAGAACAATACTTTGCGACCATTCCTAATACGGGTGATGCTATACAGCGTATCAAAATAGAAGAAGCTCCTATCACTGAAACTATTGAGGTAACCGAATACGACCCTAATATACAAATCCCACTGAAACTATATGCCTATCGCACTCCTGCAATGACGAACAAAGATTCGTTTACTATCGACTTGCTTTCTAACATTCTCACCGACGGAAAGAGTGCTCGCCTCTACAAAAAGATGATAGACGAGCATCAAACAGCTTTGCAGGTATTGGCTTTTTCGGACGCTCAAGAAGATTATGGCGTTTATATAATGGGAGCACTCCCTATGGACGGTGTGAGTTTGGAAACTTTGGCACAAGAAATGGACGAAGAAATTACAAGACTACAAACCGAACTCATCAGTGAGCGAGAATATGAAAAGTTACAAAACCAGATAGAGGCTAACTTTGTGTCTCAAAATAGCCATATGGAAGGAATTGCCCTCTCTTTGGCAGACAACTATACTTTCTACAAAGACACTAACCTTATTAACAAGGCTATAGACCACTATCGCGCTATTACCCGAGAGGATATCAGAGAGGCTGCACGCAAGTATTTGGACAAAAACCAACGTTTAGACCTCAATTATTTACCTTCAAATCTATAA
- a CDS encoding threonine aldolase family protein produces MKISFKNDYSEGAHPSILNRMLESNLEQQQGYGCDTYTTKAKALIAEKLNNPQSKIYFVSGGTQANLLALGAMLRPYESVITCETSHICDSETGAIEATGHKIHITPAIDGKIQLDDIREVATCYTNFPHQVVPRLVYISNATELGSIYTLQELKDLYHLCQELNLLLYIDGARLAHALNASGNDITWEDLARYTDAFYIGATKNGAIMGEAIVLNNPELQLGFEYHIKQKGALLAKGRFLGIQFLELFQNNLFNELALHANAQAKRIQDAFIEKGVHFLSHTPTNQVFPILTNEQVALLQRQFDFYIWKKVDETHTAIRLITSWATKPENVDILINAIKKL; encoded by the coding sequence ATGAAAATATCATTTAAAAACGACTATTCCGAAGGGGCTCACCCTTCTATTTTAAACCGAATGTTAGAAAGCAACCTCGAACAACAACAAGGATATGGTTGCGATACTTATACTACTAAAGCAAAAGCTCTTATTGCCGAAAAACTAAATAATCCTCAAAGTAAAATATATTTCGTAAGCGGAGGTACACAAGCCAATCTCTTAGCATTAGGAGCAATGTTACGTCCTTATGAAAGCGTTATTACTTGCGAAACCTCTCATATTTGCGATAGCGAAACAGGTGCTATCGAGGCTACCGGACATAAAATACACATAACCCCTGCAATAGATGGCAAAATACAACTTGATGATATTCGTGAAGTAGCAACTTGTTACACCAATTTTCCTCATCAAGTAGTGCCCCGATTAGTATACATTTCTAATGCTACTGAATTAGGCTCTATCTATACGCTTCAAGAATTAAAAGATTTGTACCACCTGTGTCAAGAACTGAATCTCTTACTCTATATCGATGGAGCGCGTTTAGCTCACGCTCTCAATGCTTCTGGCAATGATATTACTTGGGAAGATTTAGCTCGTTATACCGATGCTTTCTATATAGGAGCTACTAAAAATGGGGCAATAATGGGAGAAGCAATTGTTTTAAACAATCCTGAACTTCAATTGGGCTTTGAGTACCATATCAAACAAAAAGGGGCTTTACTTGCCAAAGGAAGGTTTCTAGGCATACAGTTCTTGGAGCTTTTCCAAAATAATTTATTTAATGAATTAGCTCTTCACGCAAATGCTCAAGCTAAACGTATTCAAGACGCTTTTATAGAAAAAGGAGTACACTTCTTGTCGCATACTCCTACTAATCAGGTGTTCCCTATTCTCACTAATGAGCAAGTAGCTCTTCTCCAAAGGCAATTCGATTTTTATATATGGAAGAAAGTCGATGAAACCCATACTGCCATACGTCTTATCACTTCTTGGGCTACTAAACCAGAAAATGTAGATATTCTCATTAATGCTATTAAAAAACTATAG
- the rimM gene encoding ribosome maturation factor RimM (Essential for efficient processing of 16S rRNA), with product MTLKDCFYIGTIVSKFSFKGEVLIKLDSDDPEMYEEMESVFIALGNNLVPFFIEKSTLHKSDLLRVKFEEIETEADAEALLRHKIYLPLAVLPKLSGNKFYYHEVIGFQVEDVHYGVVGKIVGINDSTSQALFEIENENGNEILIPMADEFIEKIDRAHKKIIVKTPEGLIDLYLEN from the coding sequence ATGACTTTAAAAGATTGTTTTTATATAGGAACAATTGTGTCGAAGTTTAGTTTTAAGGGCGAGGTGCTAATTAAGTTAGATTCCGACGACCCTGAAATGTATGAAGAAATGGAATCAGTATTTATTGCCTTAGGCAATAATCTGGTTCCTTTTTTTATTGAAAAGAGCACTTTACACAAGTCGGATTTATTGCGCGTGAAGTTTGAAGAGATAGAAACTGAGGCTGATGCAGAAGCTCTACTGAGACACAAAATATATTTACCTCTTGCGGTATTGCCTAAACTATCGGGGAATAAGTTTTATTACCACGAAGTGATAGGGTTTCAGGTGGAAGATGTGCACTACGGAGTAGTAGGGAAAATAGTTGGAATAAACGACAGTACTTCTCAAGCGTTATTTGAAATTGAGAATGAGAACGGAAATGAGATACTTATTCCTATGGCTGATGAGTTTATTGAGAAGATAGATAGAGCCCACAAGAAAATTATTGTAAAAACCCCAGAAGGGCTTATTGATTTGTATTTAGAAAATTAA
- a CDS encoding ABC transporter permease, whose protein sequence is MKVLSFILQKEFKQIFRDKTILAMMLVAPMMQLIILPLVANFDVKNINLVYIDHDQSTYSHQLIQKITASGYFKLVEAPFSYKEGIALIEDGKADVVLEVPEGFERNLVREGKQTLGLSIDAINGSKSSLGGAYLLSVIRDFNTQLDVNVKAPQRIGNVAKIGVESTHWYNPYMQYTRYIVPGILAILLTIIGGFLSALNVVKEKEIGTIEQINVTPIKKWQFILGKLIPFLVVGLILFTLGLTVMYVIYGIFPAGNLLTLYAFATMYLIAILGFGLLVSTYADSQLQAMFIAYFFIMIFLLMSGFLTSVDSMPAWSQQVSNAIPVTHFVNAVRLIVLKGSSFEQLHIEFLYLVGFAVLLNSWAIWNYKKTS, encoded by the coding sequence ATGAAAGTATTAAGCTTTATACTCCAAAAAGAATTTAAGCAGATATTCCGAGATAAGACCATCTTGGCAATGATGCTTGTGGCGCCTATGATGCAGCTGATTATATTGCCCTTAGTTGCCAATTTCGATGTGAAGAACATCAACCTTGTGTATATCGATCACGACCAAAGTACCTATTCTCACCAACTGATACAGAAGATTACTGCCTCGGGTTACTTTAAACTCGTAGAGGCTCCTTTCTCTTACAAAGAAGGCATCGCCCTGATAGAAGACGGTAAAGCTGATGTAGTTTTGGAAGTACCCGAAGGTTTTGAGCGCAACCTCGTACGCGAAGGAAAGCAGACACTCGGTCTCTCTATCGATGCGATTAATGGGAGCAAATCGTCCTTAGGAGGGGCGTATTTGCTTTCGGTAATACGCGACTTCAACACTCAGCTCGATGTAAATGTAAAAGCCCCTCAGCGCATAGGTAATGTAGCCAAAATCGGGGTGGAGAGTACCCATTGGTACAACCCCTATATGCAATATACGCGCTACATTGTTCCAGGTATTTTAGCTATATTGCTCACCATTATCGGGGGGTTTCTTTCAGCACTCAATGTAGTCAAAGAAAAGGAAATAGGCACTATCGAGCAGATAAATGTAACGCCTATCAAGAAGTGGCAATTTATATTAGGAAAGCTTATACCCTTTTTAGTAGTAGGGTTAATCCTCTTCACCTTGGGGCTTACGGTGATGTATGTAATCTATGGTATCTTCCCCGCAGGAAATCTACTCACCTTGTATGCCTTTGCTACAATGTATCTCATTGCGATTCTCGGCTTCGGATTGCTGGTCTCCACCTATGCCGATTCACAGTTGCAGGCTATGTTCATCGCCTATTTCTTTATAATGATATTCCTACTGATGAGCGGCTTCCTCACCAGTGTAGACAGTATGCCTGCTTGGAGTCAACAGGTGAGTAATGCTATTCCGGTAACCCATTTTGTGAATGCTGTCCGCTTAATTGTGCTCAAAGGCAGTAGTTTTGAGCAGTTACACATAGAGTTTTTGTATCTTGTAGGATTTGCTGTGCTACTTAATAGTTGGGCTATTTGGAATTATAAGAAGACAAGCTAA
- the fbaA gene encoding class II fructose-bisphosphate aldolase, whose amino-acid sequence MAHNIKKGVILGKEVQEVFKYAKEKGFALPAANVISSNSINAALETSVAVNAPMIIQFSNGGAQFMAGKGLNNDNQRASVLGAVAGAKHVHQLAEAYGASIILHTDHCAKKLLPWLDGMLEASEKHFKETGKPLFSSHMIDLSEEPIKENIETCKRYLERMSKMDMTLEIELGMTGGEEDGVDNSHVDSSRLFTQPEDVAYAYEELSKISSQFTIAAAFGNVHGVYKPGNVKLTPKILRNSQDYVSKKYNLPHNALDLVFHGGSGSTLEEIREAISYGVIKMNIDTDLQYAFTEGVRDYMKAKSAYLQGQIGNPEGPEAPNKKYYDPRVWLREGEKTFVTRLKKAFEDLNNVNTL is encoded by the coding sequence ATGGCACATAACATTAAAAAAGGCGTAATTCTTGGAAAAGAAGTACAAGAAGTATTCAAATACGCTAAAGAAAAAGGCTTTGCTCTTCCTGCAGCCAACGTTATCAGTTCAAACTCTATCAACGCTGCATTAGAAACTTCAGTAGCTGTAAATGCCCCAATGATTATCCAATTTTCTAACGGTGGTGCTCAGTTTATGGCTGGTAAAGGATTGAATAACGACAACCAACGCGCTTCAGTTCTCGGAGCGGTAGCAGGTGCTAAACACGTTCACCAATTGGCAGAAGCCTATGGAGCATCTATCATTTTGCACACTGACCACTGCGCTAAAAAATTACTTCCTTGGCTTGACGGTATGCTTGAAGCATCAGAAAAACACTTCAAAGAAACAGGTAAACCATTGTTCAGTTCTCATATGATTGACCTATCGGAAGAGCCTATCAAAGAAAATATTGAAACTTGCAAACGTTATCTTGAACGTATGAGCAAAATGGATATGACTTTGGAAATAGAACTCGGTATGACCGGTGGTGAAGAAGACGGGGTAGACAACTCACACGTAGATAGTAGCAGGCTCTTCACACAACCAGAAGACGTAGCTTACGCTTACGAAGAACTTTCTAAAATTAGCTCACAATTCACCATTGCAGCTGCTTTTGGTAACGTTCACGGGGTGTACAAACCTGGCAATGTGAAATTGACACCAAAAATTTTAAGAAATTCACAAGACTACGTTTCAAAGAAATACAATTTGCCTCACAACGCACTTGACCTCGTATTCCACGGAGGTTCAGGCTCTACCCTCGAAGAAATCCGCGAGGCTATTTCTTATGGTGTAATCAAAATGAATATTGATACTGACTTGCAATACGCTTTCACTGAAGGTGTTCGCGACTATATGAAAGCTAAATCAGCTTACTTGCAAGGACAAATAGGTAACCCAGAAGGTCCCGAAGCGCCTAACAAGAAATACTACGACCCACGCGTATGGCTTCGTGAAGGCGAAAAGACATTTGTTACTCGTTTGAAAAAAGCGTTTGAAGACCTTAACAACGTAAATACTTTATAG
- a CDS encoding 30S ribosomal protein S16 produces the protein MPVKIRLQRHGKKGKPFYWIVAANSRAKRDGKFLEKLGTYNPVSNPAQIEIDVDAAVKWLKNGAQPSDTARRILSYKGVLLKYHLLGGVAKGALTEEQAEAKFNAWIEEKANKVSTKEQKLAKEKAEAKAKALDAEKEANEKRKNAAVAKATEATVEATEEVTEATEAPEAEAPAEENNETEA, from the coding sequence ATGCCAGTAAAAATTAGATTACAACGTCACGGAAAAAAAGGCAAGCCTTTCTATTGGATTGTAGCTGCTAATTCACGTGCAAAAAGAGATGGTAAATTCCTTGAAAAATTAGGAACTTACAATCCTGTTAGCAATCCTGCTCAGATTGAAATAGATGTAGATGCAGCTGTAAAATGGTTGAAAAACGGAGCACAACCTAGCGACACAGCACGTCGTATTCTTTCTTACAAAGGGGTATTGCTTAAATACCACTTGCTTGGTGGAGTTGCCAAAGGAGCTTTGACCGAAGAACAAGCAGAGGCTAAGTTCAATGCTTGGATAGAAGAGAAAGCTAACAAAGTATCTACAAAAGAGCAAAAATTAGCTAAAGAGAAAGCAGAAGCAAAAGCAAAGGCTTTGGACGCTGAAAAAGAAGCTAATGAGAAACGCAAGAACGCCGCTGTAGCCAAAGCTACCGAAGCAACAGTTGAAGCAACTGAAGAGGTTACAGAAGCTACGGAAGCCCCAGAAGCTGAAGCTCCTGCTGAAGAAAATAACGAAACTGAGGCATAA